ACGTCGGCACTGAGTCAATTAGTGAGGTGCAGGGCCGGAACCATCTGTCAAGTTTTTCTCCTTTGATGAAATCTATAGCAAGGTTATTTGAGTCTATATGAAAAATGGCACCCTGACTCTGCGTTTGACAGGGGTTTGGATCAGGAGTTTTAACATTAACATAGAAATAATACTATCAAGGGATACACCATTTTATTTAGGGATCACTTGGCTCAGTCACTGGGTGAAATAATGATGCTGTTCAgatttatttaaagccattggaccctttcggtacagaaaaccaaaaaaaagttcacagatttacaaataatttacagggtttacagaaggtaatggtgaaagacttctcttgaaatattagtccatgaaatgctttactttttgagaaaacggtaaaacaatataaattctcgttaacgagaattacggatttgttataaacacatgtcatgacacggcgaaacgcgcgaaaacaggagtgggttttcccgttattttctcccgactccgatgtccgattgagcctaaatttccacaggattgttattttatatataagttgtgatacacgaagtgtgggacttggtcaatactgtttaccgaaagtgtataatggctttaaacaagtttaTCGAAGTACAAGAACAATAAACATATCTCAAAATTATAAGGGGAGTTCTTAAGACTGGATGGGGACTACTCCACAAGGAACTTTGTGTATAAAGTATATGTGCatggacaaaggaaagaacaaaagaataCTCCACAAGGATGCATTTTTACGAAATgtgagttttgttttatatccATTAAATTGTACAACAACAAACAGTACAATGGCTTGAGGCATTTCACTCCTCCACAATCTTTACATAATAACTTTCAAGttgttaattttaataataacatgTCATGGAGAGACAGTTTGAtgtatttttctcttttttgtttgtcaaaatGTCACATTTCCTGATTGCTTTTCCATCAAACCATCCCTCAGGAATTGCCTAGCCATGTCATTTTCAATGAAATGGCTAACGAGCTCCTTTGTTCGCGGagcaacacacacaaaaactcaTGTAATTGCATCCCACAGGAATAACTTACGTCTATGAAATCCACTTAAGTTATGCACATGTTTGATATGGAATAAATTCATCAGCGTTTATAAGTCAAGAATATCTTTCACTAACTCTCATCTGTGTCTTTTATGAACCAACTCTctaaaatagatgttaaaggcagtggatactgttggtaattactaaaaaataatgattagcataaaaccttacttggtaacgagtaatggagagctgttgatagtataaaacattgtgagaaacggctccctctgaagtgacatagtttttgagaaagaagtaattttccagaaaattgatttcaggacctcagaattttaatttgaggtcttaaaatcaagcatctgaaagcacacaacttcgtgtgacaagggtgttttttctttcattattactcgcaacttcaacgaccaatattgagctcaaattttcataggtttattattttatgcatatgttaagatacaccatgtgagcagactagtctttgacaattaccaatagtgtccactgtctttaaatttgcatcgggataaagaatatatattttattttttacccatacacagatgtgtgttagcactgtatctttcctgagtcctgtgaaaaaccaACTCTCCTGAATAGCGTCTTTAGAGCTTCATCACTTGCAATTAAGTCCTCAGCATCTGACCTGAGAGTCTGAGACTGACTTAGGATCTTATGTGAAGACAAGATGAGGAGCTGACATTACAGAGGATCAGGGTGCAGGATAAAAGATCCAAAGATCCTCAAAATGGTTGAAGAGTCGTAGGGTTCACTAAAGGAGGGAATTTCACATATCATTATCAAGCTAATTTgctcaaagccattggaccctttcggtacagaaaaaaaacaataaaagttcacagatttacaaataatttacagggtttacagaaggtaatggtgaaagacttctcttgaaatattagtccatgaaatgctttactttttgagaaaacggtaaaaacaatataaattcgttagcgagaattacggatttatttttaacacatgtcatgacacggcgaaacgcgcggaaacaagagtgggttttcccgttattttctcccgactccgatgaccgattgagcctaaattttcacaggtttgttgttttatagataagttgtgatacacgaagtgtgggacttggacaatactgtttaccgaaagtggaCATGTATAATGGCTTAAACCAACCACagcaataaaaaaattattttttaaattattttaaaattaattgtgtgtgttagcactgtatactcagtacttacccgaattctgtgaaaaaaaaaatcacaggcacatgactcgggtgggactcgaacccctgACCTTGttgattctagagcagtgtcataccacaGCATTTATATGCTCCAATGCTTttcaaaaaacacacaaacaaacccaTATCAAGTCAGTTCCATTCCTGTTACCACAGAACCAGCCAATAAACATGTATGGGACCTAATAAACCTTTACATAACTTGTCAAAACGAATAAAAAACAGCCATGTACAATTTGGTTATTTTCATCAAAAGCCGGACTTCTCAACTATACCTTTACATAAATTGTcgaaatgaataaaaaacagCCGTGCACAATTTGGTTATTTTCATCAAAAGCCGGTCTTCTCAAAGTTACTCATGCATAGAATAGTTAGTCATTCAACCAACACAAAGATCTCAAAATAGattttatacattgtacacattcATACAGTGAACTAGTAATAGCTATAAGGTGTGTCATTCCACCATAGTACAACAGATTGTTGACTGAATATCCTCTCGCAACATTCAACGTTTGATTCGATGTGTTCAAGCCATTGCGTTTCTTTCTCACAACTCAAGTAAGTTGAATATTTACcatggtaggcctacatataGTGTCAAAGGAAACCAGAGTAGGATCTGTTGAGATATTTTTAGGaataatgtatttgttttagaGACACATTTAGAACAGATAGGACAAGTACTCTTTACTATAAATGAATTTAAGGAACAACAAACAGCTAATAACCTAGCCAAATGTTATCGTTCATATGATAATACAAGTTTTCATAAAAGGCAGGTCCTTCAGACTACTTTTTCTTCACGCAACAGTCCACGACAGTTTAATAAGCTGCCCACTCCAGCCTacaaattaaacacattttaatgATTTGGCGTGCCTTTGAGATGATTGACAGAAAGAGCAATAATTTATGATGTTTCAATGCAGTGGCTCCATCAGGGGATAGAAGATTATGCCCTTAATCATTTTCCTTCAAATGCAAACTTGTTCAGTGACGAGGTATTGACTTTAAAAAGAGTGCTTTTTAAGAGTTATTTTTATAGAAAATTTCAAACAAGATTAATACTAGTAAACACGTATTGTTGTATTTAGAAGAAATCCTACACTACTCATTTACTTTTATTCAAATTTCCAGATTACGAAACATCCCACTGCCTGAAAAAGCCCTATCCATTGAATAATGCATCTACAAAGCTAGCAATTCAGAACAGGTTTCCCTTTTCCATATGTATTTAGGTAGATGTTCAAATAAGGTAATAAACTAAATTAAACTACCATTTATTCAACTGCTATATCACGCACTCATAGAATCCAGTTTAGACAACTGGGTTAAGAGGAGCAATTTTCGATTGTAGGGTGTCAGGGCTGAGCGGGAAGAGTGAcgaacccaagctctggtgtttctattcagcagagtgtgggtttgaatcccggtcaagacacttgtgtccctgagcaagacaatttactataattgcttctcacccaggggtaaatgggtacctgatAGGGCAGAGAAGTATCTTGTGATTGCTTTAGCCAAGTAGGGCAtattatttgttgcacaggttgtacaagggagctgagatggtttaaggaatgaatgaaTGGTTATGAATggttggcatggttggcttgtgtgtaaagcactcgccaaggtgaccctggttcgattcccggccagggccatatgtgagttgggTTGTGTGTTGTTGGTTCTCTGCtttgccacgagggttttccagaccatccggttttcgtccctcgtgaaaaaaatcaaacacttttgatctttggctgtgctatgtggtcataatgggttgatgtggctgacagccaaaggtgcccttgcatgcctgcttctcgaacacgttgtagctgcttccttcacaattcagctcATAATGGCCCTggtcgggaatcgaaccggggtcaccttggagAGAGGCGAGCGCGCTATGCACAAGCAAACAATGGCCTGTctccaaattattattattatattaaatatgattatgttttttaaagcaatttagTGCGCCACTCCAGAATGtggtttgaacccacactctgaacTTGAGTCTGACCCTAGATCGCCAGGAAAGTTCACATATTGTTTTTCCTTTAATTTCCAGGTAAACAGTTTAAGCTCAATCACAAATCAAACAAGGTGGCTGGAAGAATCACAGCTGAATCAGCCTTACTCATGATCAGCCAGAGACATCAGGACCACTTCAAGGAGCCCAAAAGGCTGGAGTGCATGTTCTCACTCATTTTGTCTGGAATGCCTTCAACATTTTGCAGACAATACCCACATTGTCCAAAACTAATAATGCCCAGTGTGTCGTCGTGAAACTTTACTTATTGTAGGAGATCTACCAACTGACTTCAAAATGACTTCTATGTTGAATGAAACAGAACAAGAGGTTCAACCACCAAGTCAGGGGTCCGTTTCTAAATGTAGCAAGCATACGAACAAGGATGTTATCATGTATTGTGACCCATGCAAACAGTTGATATGTACATCATGCATTGCAAAGGACCACAGAAAACATCATACCACTGAGCTGAATGAGGTTTTAGACAACTGCAAGAAGAAAGCGGATGAAATATTAGCAGCAGTGGGACAGCATCACAATAGTTTCAAGACTGCTATAGTAGACATAGGTAGGTCTCGGGAGCTGTTAGAGGATAGCTTTAAGGCGACCAAAGCAAAGATCTCCAAGAAAGCAGTTGAGAAGATTGCCGAGGAGACTGCAAGGATCAAAGATGAAGAGAACAAATTGATGGTAGAATTAGACAGGACTTATAAAGACAAAGCCAAAGAAATGGAAACAGCACGAACCACAAATAACAATGATATGAAAAAAGCGCAGAATATGAACGTTATTGTTAATCAGAACATGTGTATAAAATTGAACTTTTGTAAGAATCTACATCTGATAGAGAAACGTTTACAAGACCTGAAAGACTACACAGATATACACCCCAAACGAGTGCATCATGACCTGGCTTACATTGACTTTGAAGATGATCAGAAATCACTTGGGAGATTGAGAATAAAAGAAGACCAGAAACTAGAAGGAGCAACTTCTGCTTCAGCAACGCCGTGCGAACTCCAGACAAACCTGACACAGGAGAcatggaaaaagaaaaaagaaataacaagtTATAAGAACAGATACAAACAGATGAAAAACATCTGTGCATCGGAGGTTGCTTCTTACTGCAATGGTGAGGTTGTTGTCTTTGATTTAAAGGACAGAACCTTGATCAAAGTATCTGCATCTCAATCCAAGGTCACCCCAAAAGAGCTGCCAATTGAAGGTCTCATTAATCCAAGGAAAGTGCATGTGAACAAGAATGATGAGCTCATTGTTGTAGATGACACTGCAGTTAAGATCTTCAATCGAAAGTATAAGTGTCTCCATCAGTTCACTCTGGGTGGACATCCAGCCATCCAGCCATCATGTATAGCAGTAGATGACAATAATCTCATAGCAGTTGGATATGATAGCCAGGGACAGATCTCTCTACTCAGACAAAATGGATCAATCATCGCAACACTGCCTGCTCCTGGGATTGGTAAATACTTGACTATCCACAAACAGCAACTCATCTACACCAAGAGGCAAGACAAGAAGTTAGAATCAATGGACTACAATAGTCACATTGTATTTTCAGTAGATATCAATCATAACATGTTGCCTTGTGGGTTGTGTTGTGACAAGGATGGTAGCATCTttgttggtacatgtatatgggatAAAGAACCATTATCGAGTGAGATTCAACATTACAGATCTGATGGAGTGTACATTGGATGTATCATTAAGGGGTGTGCCTATCCCTATGGTATTACAATCACACCGGCTGGTGATCTGGTTGTAGCTACTGATGAATCAGTTCAAATCTACTGCAATGAGTAAAGACAGTCATCAGATATATACTTATAATGAATCACAAttgttaaatacactggacactattggtaattgtcaaagaccagtcttgagtatctcaacatatgcatacaataacgaacctgtgaaaatttgagctcaattggtcgtccaagttgcgagataataattaaagaagaaacacccttttgtcaaacgaagttgtgtgcttccggaggcttgatttcaagacctcaaaatctaattatgaggtctcaaaatcaaattcgtggaaaattacttctttctcaaaaactatgttacttcagagggagccgtctcacaatgttttatactatcaacagctctctattgcttgtcaccaagtaagtctttatgcttccaattattttgagtaattaccaatagtgtccatcagtgCCTTTGAAGCCCGATCTGGGTTCTGGATTTTATTCAATTAATAAACCCATGCTTGAGATGATGGTATGTCAATGTCTACATGATCCAGTCAACAACTATGTGTGCAGTTTGTTTGAGTATAGAGTATGAGCGGTCTTAGGAGAAAGTAGAATGGGATTAATGAAATTACAATCTAGATGAGGGGTGGTGGCAGCGACGTAGGGGGATCTTTGGAGTTGTTTCTCAGAAGTGAAGATACATGAGAAGTAGTTAGAATCTGTGACTAAGACAGCGGTAAGCAGAATTTTAACCCGGGTCCTAGAGGTGAAAGAGACAGGGTAAAAACTACTAAGCcctaagcccccccccccccccccccccgccccccggcAACCTGAATGCCCTATTTAATACTGTGCTGGACCAGCTAAGCAAAAGTGATCATCCATTCAACCAGTATATACACAGATTTTGCGATTGTTTCCAAATTGTAAAGGTGTTTTACACTGCTGATAAACACTGTGTAAACATTTAATAAAGCATACAAATGGACCACTGCAAAAACACTCTTGACTTCTGCCCTGTTATAAATGTGATATTATCTTATCTAGAAAAACCATGACAACCCTCCAATAGATCATAAATGCATGGTTTGagtattgatttgttttttgaatACATGTACTAATAATCTGTAGGGGGGGGAGACAGGAAAAAAGTAACCTTTGAAAATGTGAAAAGTAGAGCTAAATACTTTTCTTGTTATTTAGCGTATGTTATATTGgtggtttttttaaataccaaaacatataataatattgataaaagttgtcttttagaaaacatttttaattttaagtcCGGTGAAAGTTCTTCGTAGTGGCATCTCACATGAGAGAtcaaagacaaaagaaaaataggactaaaaaataaaacatctttcgaTCTTAATTATTAAAACTGTCTATTTGGAAAATGCAAAAATGCATGTGTTGTTCGGTTTGTCAATTGATGTACTTATAACAGAATATAGGTCTATGTCCTGCACTTCTTACAAATGGTTTGTGTTTGTAGCTTTCTAGCTACACCACTGGTTACACGCtcttttctaaaaaataaaactaagcTTTGAGTTGATAGTTGCAGCTTGACCCAggatgatgtacatgtacaccagtCCTTTAATCAAGCCGCTCTCTATTTTAGGGCGCAATGACACCCAATAACGTACAAGTATTTATCCAAATACACATAAACTAGAAAATAAACCCTACAAGTACCAACCTTGGGATTATCCAACTCACATAAATCTAGTAttctaaataaaataacttcTATGGCACACAGCCTGTTATACACTACATCAGAGAAGACCTGCAGAAGCAAATATAGACCCTATAGACCCAATATAAAGTTTGTTGACCACAGTCCTAAATTGAGATTATCAATGGTTTGGGAAAACTTCTTATTAACAGGAACATGGTTTCtaataaaaagtacaaacataACAATAAGGAAGGAAAAATAACCACTTCTATCTCAATAACGGCTCTTCCCTGAACTAACTTCTATCTCAATTTCAGTTCTTTTCAGACCCCCCACTTCTATCTCAATTTTGGTTCATCTCGGAACCCTTCCTAATTGGTTCTTCTCAAAACTTCTATCTCAAatccagttcttttcagaaagaCTACTTCTTACTTTGGTTCTTCTCTCTTCTTTTCATCTCAATTTCCGTTCTTCTCAGGACTTAGTTCCAGTTCAACTCTGAGCTACTGCTTGTATCTTAATTCTGGTTCTTCTCATAAATACTTCTTCTGCTCAATTCTGGTTCCTCTCAAAACAACCACTTCTTCCAAATATTGATATTTGTTTGTCTATGGTTTCCAACTGTTTGCCAATTCATCTATCAAATCTTCTTGTCAGAGTATTGTGCAAATAGGGTAAATGAGCCTTTCCTTCCAACTTTGATATCTGGGTTTTGGAACAATCAATAATCCCAAGAAAGACGCTTGGACTGAACAAACTAAACCCTAGACACATTGGTCACAATTTAGTGGTGTTATTTAATTAGTTCGAGAAAACCAATAGTTGATTAGGTTTAGGAATTGTTGAAGGTCTTGCAGTACAAATAAACCCAGGGTTCATAGTTTGCTTTGGGTTTGCTGTTCATTGCCTGAAGGCCTTTTGATTTATATGAACATACAATCTATATCatgtagattttttttaaattatcccCTGCAGTTGGCTAGCCTGTTCCCAAAACATTTTCTGGTGGAAagtgtatgttttatgataattcCTTGACTGGCATTTCCTTTTGGTGTATGGAAGCCAGTTCCAGACTTGTCAAGTACCAATTTTTTCcaataaaaataactttttgttgaAGTTATGTGGCAACAGGCTCTGTGCTTCTGTACCAGTTTTAAGTGTTCAAACGTTACTCTCACACCATTTACTGCATATGCTGTCCCATGTGAATGTACAAACATACAGAATGGTACcaataaaaatgtacttttgcACTGACCAAAATATTCAAGAGCAGGCTGGTAGATAAAGCAATTATTTCACTGCTAGGGGACAATTTGTAGTTGAcgacatgtaggcctactcaaaCACTCGGCTAACCACCCACCGTAACAAATTGTTGCAGGGATCTCAGCAACTATCCCACCAgcaaatgtttatttttgtttacgcTTGGAATTCTTTAAGTTTCATCATCTAGACTGTTGGTGGGTGTTCTAACAAACAGATCATCATGCTGAACTTTTTCATGTAACCATCATAAGTGCAGAGGTGAGTTGATTTGGGATGGGCAATGAGGGTCAAGAAGTttcataagcttctctccacccaggggtaaatgggtatctgCTAGAgaaggttcttgtgattgatttgtaCTGTAGTGGCGCTACATT
This Asterias amurensis chromosome 21, ASM3211899v1 DNA region includes the following protein-coding sequences:
- the LOC139953089 gene encoding uncharacterized protein, whose translation is MTSMLNETEQEVQPPSQGSVSKCSKHTNKDVIMYCDPCKQLICTSCIAKDHRKHHTTELNEVLDNCKKKADEILAAVGQHHNSFKTAIVDIGRSRELLEDSFKATKAKISKKAVEKIAEETARIKDEENKLMVELDRTYKDKAKEMETARTTNNNDMKKAQNMNVIVNQNMCIKLNFCKNLHLIEKRLQDLKDYTDIHPKRVHHDLAYIDFEDDQKSLGRLRIKEDQKLEGATSASATPCELQTNLTQETWKKKKEITSYKNRYKQMKNICASEVASYCNGEVVVFDLKDRTLIKVSASQSKVTPKELPIEGLINPRKVHVNKNDELIVVDDTAVKIFNRKYKCLHQFTLGGHPAIQPSCIAVDDNNLIAVGYDSQGQISLLRQNGSIIATLPAPGIGKYLTIHKQQLIYTKRQDKKLESMDYNSHIVFSVDINHNMLPCGLCCDKDGSIFVGTCIWDKEPLSSEIQHYRSDGVYIGCIIKGCAYPYGITITPAGDLVVATDESVQIYCNE